A window of Buchnera aphidicola (Cinara confinis) genomic DNA:
ATATAAAAAGTTTTTTTGAGAACCTTTTGAGTCATATGAAATTGAAATTCCAGCTGTATCAATTAAAATAAATTTTTTTTTATTAATATAAAAATGATTACGATTTCTATCTCTAGTGGTTCCGGGTTTCGAATTTACTAAAGCAACATTAGACTTAGTTAACAGATTAAAAAAACTAGATTTTCCAACATTTGTACGTCCTATTAAAGCAATAATTGGCGTCATAAATATAGTTCTCATTAGGTATTTTTATTTGGTTGATTTTTTTAATAGTATTTAAAGAAATCAAGATACATAACTATATGTATTTAATATTTTTTTCCAAGTGATTTGATTGATAGAAGATTGCATTTTTTTTGCTAAAGAAATGTTATTATTTTTAATATAAAGTATTGATATTCTTAATTTTATTAAATCTTTCAAATTATTATCTTTTATAAATTTTAAAATATTAAATAAAACATGTAATGCACAATCATATTTTTTTTTTGAGTCATATAATTTAGCTAAATTTAAACCAGTGAAAACGCCGTATATATTTTTATTTTTTTGAAAAAATGATTTTACATACTTTGAAGAGTGAAATTTATTTTTTTTAATATCATTCAAAATATATAAAAAATCTGTTTTTATTTGGTTCTTTTGTCTATATATAAAAATTTTATAAACAGTAAGTGAAATTATTATCATCAATAAAATAGATAAAAAAAAATAAATAATATTTTTTTTTATATTCG
This region includes:
- a CDS encoding tetratricopeptide repeat protein; this translates as MYKNIKKSFFLSNIKKNIIYFFLSILLMIIISLTVYKIFIYRQKNQIKTDFLYILNDIKKNKFHSSKYVKSFFQKNKNIYGVFTGLNLAKLYDSKKKYDCALHVLFNILKFIKDNNLKDLIKLRISILYIKNNNISLAKKMQSSINQITWKKILNTYSYVS